A single region of the Leisingera thetidis genome encodes:
- a CDS encoding SPW repeat protein yields MKRQLSKQHWQDWITLIVGIWLILSPRLLGLPDGGGEPVPGFPAAVWNFIIIGAVVAVLAAFELFAFREWEEWIGAALGAWLLISPWVLGFQATFPATANAVVSGLIVAALTGWTVFEVYRGGHA; encoded by the coding sequence ATGAAACGGCAATTGAGTAAACAGCACTGGCAAGACTGGATCACGCTGATTGTTGGGATCTGGCTGATACTGTCCCCACGGCTGCTCGGCTTGCCAGACGGTGGTGGGGAACCGGTCCCCGGGTTTCCAGCTGCGGTCTGGAATTTCATAATCATTGGGGCTGTTGTCGCGGTTCTCGCAGCCTTTGAGCTGTTCGCCTTCCGCGAATGGGAGGAATGGATTGGTGCCGCGCTCGGTGCCTGGCTGTTGATCTCACCCTGGGTACTCGGCTTCCAAGCCACGTTTCCCGCAACAGCGAATGCCGTCGTCAGCGGTCTGATAGTCGCCGCTCTTACTGGCTGGACCGTCTTCGAAGTTTACCGCGG